In Paraburkholderia terrae, a genomic segment contains:
- a CDS encoding ATP-binding protein, which yields MFASLSKFGTTASHSITTNFSFGPFFLFPDKRLLVCHGKQVKLGSRALDILIALVRRAGSVISARDLLAEVWRDTVVEEGSLRFHLVALRKAFADGDPGVTYVMNVPGRGYTFVATVTPCDGIQSGVELKTTRPSARGQLRFAHTGAVIVGREREIAHIARQLEEHRFVSIVGAGGMGKTTVANAVIDRLRDDFDGRIVSVDLSVIQDSELVSSTLVAALREGQEAAASISEVCASIGHTRLLVFLDCCEHLIDGVAQAAEVLYRNSSSIYILVTSREIVNVDGEFVFRLPPLDAPPPGESLKAHDAQSYSAIRLFVERVVQAGCRFELTDDNAQSVGRLCRALDGIPLAIELAARQMPTFGLVGILELVDKKSRLMWHGRRTAVPRHQTLGATLDWSYGLLTGLEQVCLRRLAVFVGCFALDAAVAVIGAEDIDRADVLRAINQLSNKSLLDVRPDESAVRYFLLDTTRSYARVKLEEAGELDQFCARHASYYAAAWPADGLTENAGDNWLADLGNLRAVLEWTLVRERDAVQGCRLVASYAKLLLRKSMLSEARKWTEIALSKLDDGERGSLTELDLIAAYGNALLFTGSESTEVGRTYERALSIALSLGDSVRHDRLLCGLIMYLYRTSNFEGAYMFASEAAQWIIACGRDASTVHSMLGVALHMKGEIASSSGLWEPVILSARMNGVDALQQAEFGINPYLRALSGNARNLWLTGQASEAERFANDAIESARLLCHPATQCVTLLWAGEVFAWAANWPRLNEITDEFDAIVKVNGFTPFRYVVLGLRGQLSYAEGRLEESISLLESCLEGMTKCQYTMSASMFRNSLAMALCASTDTMRAILVCEEAIKAIELNGDELYLPRLLMTKAHALRLEEDHDASTACLRRAFLLARKQGATAYESQIRQCGSYDV from the coding sequence TTGTTTGCCAGCTTATCGAAATTTGGAACGACGGCATCGCATTCAATTACGACGAACTTTTCGTTCGGGCCGTTCTTCCTGTTTCCGGATAAACGACTGCTTGTCTGTCATGGCAAGCAGGTCAAGCTGGGTAGCCGCGCGCTCGACATTCTGATTGCGCTCGTGCGTCGAGCCGGAAGCGTCATCAGCGCGCGCGATCTTCTCGCAGAAGTATGGCGCGATACGGTCGTCGAAGAAGGGAGCCTTCGCTTTCATCTCGTCGCACTGCGTAAAGCGTTTGCCGACGGCGATCCGGGCGTCACGTATGTGATGAATGTGCCCGGAAGGGGTTATACGTTTGTCGCGACCGTGACGCCGTGTGACGGAATTCAGTCCGGCGTCGAGCTCAAGACCACGCGTCCGTCGGCGCGTGGTCAATTGCGGTTCGCGCATACGGGCGCCGTCATCGTTGGCCGGGAACGCGAAATAGCGCATATCGCCCGGCAACTCGAAGAGCATAGGTTCGTCAGTATTGTCGGCGCGGGCGGAATGGGTAAGACGACGGTCGCGAATGCGGTGATCGACAGGCTGCGCGACGATTTCGACGGCAGGATCGTCTCCGTCGATCTCTCGGTGATTCAGGATTCGGAGCTGGTTTCGTCGACGCTGGTGGCCGCCTTGCGTGAAGGGCAGGAAGCAGCCGCGTCCATCAGCGAAGTATGTGCGTCGATTGGCCATACCCGATTGCTCGTGTTTCTCGACTGCTGCGAGCATCTGATAGACGGTGTCGCGCAGGCTGCGGAAGTTCTCTATCGAAACTCGAGCAGCATTTATATTCTCGTGACGTCGCGGGAAATCGTGAATGTCGATGGTGAATTCGTATTCCGCCTTCCTCCGCTCGACGCGCCGCCGCCGGGCGAGTCGCTCAAAGCACACGATGCGCAAAGCTATTCGGCAATCCGATTGTTCGTCGAACGGGTGGTGCAGGCCGGATGCCGTTTCGAATTGACCGACGATAACGCGCAGTCGGTGGGCAGGCTCTGCCGGGCTCTGGATGGCATTCCATTGGCGATAGAACTCGCCGCGCGACAGATGCCGACTTTCGGTCTCGTCGGGATTCTGGAACTGGTGGACAAGAAGAGCCGGCTTATGTGGCATGGACGCCGCACAGCGGTTCCGAGGCACCAGACGCTCGGCGCGACGCTCGACTGGAGCTACGGACTGCTGACCGGGCTGGAGCAGGTGTGTCTGCGCAGGCTGGCGGTGTTTGTCGGCTGCTTCGCGCTCGATGCGGCTGTGGCCGTGATCGGCGCGGAGGACATCGATCGCGCTGACGTGCTGAGAGCCATCAATCAACTGTCGAACAAGTCGCTCCTGGATGTGAGACCAGACGAGAGCGCAGTTCGCTACTTTCTTCTCGACACGACCCGCTCTTATGCGCGCGTGAAACTGGAAGAGGCCGGCGAGCTGGATCAGTTCTGCGCCCGCCACGCGTCGTACTATGCGGCGGCGTGGCCCGCCGACGGCTTGACGGAAAATGCGGGGGATAACTGGCTCGCCGATCTGGGCAATCTGCGCGCGGTGCTGGAGTGGACGCTCGTACGTGAACGGGACGCCGTTCAAGGTTGCAGGCTGGTCGCTTCATACGCGAAACTGCTGCTGCGAAAGTCGATGCTCAGCGAGGCCAGAAAATGGACCGAAATCGCATTGTCGAAACTGGACGACGGCGAACGAGGGAGTCTGACGGAACTGGATCTCATTGCGGCCTATGGCAATGCATTGCTGTTCACGGGCAGCGAAAGTACAGAGGTTGGACGGACGTACGAGCGCGCTCTTTCCATTGCATTGTCGCTAGGCGACTCGGTTCGACATGACAGACTGCTGTGCGGACTCATCATGTACCTCTATCGAACCAGCAATTTCGAGGGCGCCTATATGTTCGCGAGCGAAGCTGCGCAATGGATCATTGCGTGTGGACGCGACGCTTCGACGGTTCATTCGATGCTTGGCGTCGCGTTGCACATGAAGGGCGAGATCGCATCGTCGTCCGGTCTCTGGGAACCTGTGATTCTGTCGGCCAGGATGAACGGAGTGGATGCATTGCAGCAGGCGGAATTCGGCATCAATCCCTACCTGCGTGCGTTGAGCGGAAACGCGAGAAATCTTTGGCTGACGGGTCAGGCTTCGGAGGCAGAGCGCTTCGCGAATGACGCCATTGAAAGCGCACGCTTGCTGTGCCATCCGGCCACTCAGTGCGTGACGCTGCTATGGGCCGGAGAAGTTTTCGCGTGGGCAGCGAACTGGCCGAGACTGAACGAAATAACGGATGAATTCGACGCCATCGTCAAGGTGAATGGATTCACGCCATTCCGTTACGTGGTGCTAGGGCTTCGCGGTCAGCTTTCTTATGCCGAGGGCCGATTAGAGGAAAGTATTTCGCTGCTGGAGAGCTGCCTCGAAGGTATGACGAAGTGCCAGTACACGATGTCGGCGTCGATGTTCAGGAATTCGCTGGCAATGGCGCTATGCGCAAGCACCGATACCATGCGCGCGATTCTGGTCTGCGAGGAAGCGATCAAGGCAATCGAGCTGAACGGCGACGAGTTGTACCTTCCGCGGCTGCTCATGACCAAGGCTCATGCTCTTCGTCTTGAAGAAGATCACGACGCAAGCACTGCTTGCTTGCGCCGTGCGTTTCTTTTGGCGAGGAAGCAAGGCGCGACCGCCTACGAGTCGCAAATCAGGCAATGCGGTTCATATGATGTGTGA
- a CDS encoding nuclear transport factor 2 family protein, translating to MRDRANRIRKTAQQDAQVIASFLLALNNADAGAMAALFRDDALVNDQLRDFWGRPAIEAWIAREVIADNLRIEVLQVSQHYRVTTVVGAVTGTFDSRGLPNPLVVNLHFSLFNGQIARLFILLNRQVDTFPDVRCRTLKAI from the coding sequence ATGCGTGATCGGGCAAACCGAATACGGAAGACCGCACAACAAGACGCGCAAGTGATCGCTTCATTTCTTCTGGCGCTCAATAACGCCGATGCCGGTGCTATGGCGGCACTCTTCAGAGACGATGCGCTCGTCAATGATCAGCTTCGTGATTTTTGGGGACGCCCCGCAATCGAGGCCTGGATCGCCAGAGAAGTCATTGCCGATAACCTGAGAATCGAAGTTCTGCAGGTGTCTCAGCACTATCGCGTGACGACGGTGGTTGGCGCCGTAACAGGCACATTCGATTCAAGAGGATTGCCAAACCCACTCGTCGTCAATCTTCATTTTTCACTATTCAACGGACAGATTGCGCGGCTCTTCATTCTGCTCAACCGTCAGGTCGATACATTCCCCGATGTGCGGTGTCGTACCCTCAAAGCAATATAG
- a CDS encoding LysR family transcriptional regulator produces the protein MESTMCNQSGFPSEEVMDTLSAGFTTSYAAVMTFIAVAKEESFAKAGDRLGIGRSSVSRNIQKLEQQLGTKLFSRTTRSVGLTAEGEIFYESCKPGIDGILNAIERMRDLRGGPPRGLLRISSTVGFGRKVVAPLLSRFRDLYPEVSIDLMLCDSPANFTSDGIDIAFRNGRVDDSQIIARRIIPMHMLLCASPEYVMEKGLPTEIQDLPRHRAINFRFSSGRIYEWEFKVASELIKHAPSAHLTFNDADLVLNAVLDGQGIAQVAGYQACDHIATGKLISCMDQYAPDDRSHFLCYLSKQHMPSRMRLFIDFMLEQIRMLNLQCGADDTATSTSRRSTQ, from the coding sequence ATGGAATCGACCATGTGCAATCAATCAGGCTTCCCGTCGGAAGAGGTTATGGACACGCTGTCAGCAGGATTCACGACAAGCTACGCCGCCGTCATGACCTTCATCGCCGTTGCGAAGGAAGAAAGTTTCGCCAAGGCGGGAGATCGTCTCGGCATTGGACGATCATCCGTTAGCCGGAACATACAGAAACTGGAACAGCAACTCGGCACCAAGCTCTTTTCACGTACCACTCGCAGCGTCGGGCTGACAGCTGAAGGGGAGATCTTTTACGAATCGTGCAAGCCCGGTATCGACGGCATCCTGAACGCGATCGAGCGAATGCGCGACCTGCGCGGCGGACCGCCGCGTGGACTATTGCGGATCAGCTCCACCGTAGGATTCGGAAGAAAAGTTGTCGCGCCGCTGTTGAGCCGGTTTCGAGACTTGTACCCAGAGGTCTCGATCGACCTGATGCTGTGCGATAGCCCAGCCAACTTTACGAGCGACGGCATCGACATCGCATTCAGGAACGGCCGGGTGGACGACAGCCAGATCATTGCCCGCCGCATCATTCCCATGCACATGCTTCTCTGCGCTTCTCCTGAGTACGTAATGGAGAAAGGATTGCCGACGGAAATCCAGGATCTGCCACGGCATCGCGCGATCAATTTCCGCTTCTCGTCCGGCAGAATCTACGAATGGGAATTCAAGGTAGCAAGCGAGCTGATCAAACACGCCCCGTCCGCTCATCTGACCTTCAATGACGCGGATCTTGTGCTCAATGCAGTCCTCGATGGTCAGGGGATCGCGCAGGTGGCTGGCTATCAGGCCTGCGATCACATTGCGACGGGCAAACTGATTTCCTGCATGGATCAATATGCACCGGACGATCGAAGCCATTTTCTGTGCTATCTGAGCAAACAGCACATGCCGTCCCGCATGCGGCTCTTTATCGACTTCATGCTCGAGCAGATAAGAATGCTCAACCTTCAGTGCGGGGCGGATGACACTGCGACGAGCACGTCGCGCAGGAGCACACAATGA
- a CDS encoding DMT family transporter has protein sequence MRPYIAAFTAIILWSAFATLSMPLRHLPPLLVTGLALLAGSLVTLRHISAWKVRWSTFIFGSGCLFLYHFCLLKSFTYGSVPVANLINYTWPFLLVLMSSVCNGRKRGCFAELTCCAIGFIGCAVLVLQPMTNGTFEARNSIGYGFAAAAAVVWAGYTFLTPRFEAHSAWAVGGFCAASGLAALAVHAVAGPSVELSARDVAWIAAIGVGPLGIAFVAWNHASRFCDPGLLGSISYLCPPLSLVILRIADPTAVIDWMTLAISMLMSVCGIVMSQHWRRAVLSS, from the coding sequence ATGAGACCTTATATCGCCGCGTTCACTGCGATCATTCTCTGGTCGGCATTTGCAACGCTGAGCATGCCACTGCGACATCTTCCTCCATTGCTGGTCACGGGGCTCGCACTGCTGGCCGGAAGTCTCGTCACGCTCCGGCATATCAGCGCATGGAAAGTCAGATGGTCCACATTCATCTTCGGGTCCGGTTGTCTTTTCCTCTATCACTTTTGCTTGCTGAAATCTTTCACGTATGGGTCGGTTCCCGTTGCCAACCTGATCAACTACACGTGGCCGTTCCTGCTCGTCCTCATGTCGAGTGTCTGCAATGGACGCAAGAGAGGATGCTTTGCCGAACTGACTTGCTGCGCAATCGGCTTCATTGGCTGTGCGGTGCTCGTGCTGCAACCCATGACGAATGGCACGTTCGAGGCGCGCAATTCGATCGGATATGGTTTCGCCGCTGCGGCCGCTGTCGTCTGGGCGGGCTATACGTTCCTCACACCAAGGTTCGAAGCGCATAGCGCGTGGGCTGTCGGTGGGTTCTGCGCTGCAAGCGGCCTTGCTGCGCTTGCCGTGCATGCCGTGGCCGGTCCGTCTGTCGAACTGTCCGCTCGCGACGTTGCGTGGATCGCGGCAATCGGCGTGGGACCGCTCGGAATAGCGTTTGTCGCATGGAATCACGCATCCAGGTTCTGCGATCCGGGGCTTCTCGGTTCGATATCGTATCTGTGCCCGCCGCTCTCACTGGTCATACTGCGGATCGCCGATCCGACAGCCGTCATCGACTGGATGACTCTGGCCATTTCGATGCTGATGAGCGTATGCGGGATAGTCATGTCGCAACATTGGCGACGGGCGGTGTTGAGTAGTTAG
- a CDS encoding TetR/AcrR family transcriptional regulator, translating into MGRFRLEQSRPANRSTALHTVAMMNVRRQAPNDADFIGIVAPQPRKLPRQSRAAHTIEALLEAAVQIVTADGPRALTTTRVAKRSGFAVGTIYQYFANKDELMGAMVRRHVDHVVCFLEIACRDAQGERPEAMVDVLANAFIAVNAERLREVHAIHAVWAQIGTAALLYEGSARLHQATLEMISNVIQRHAARMEMISHALVSILIGTLRALFERGMDEELMTVMREQLLSAHIVRTGDALDGSANYSTPPVANVAT; encoded by the coding sequence ATGGGCCGGTTCCGGTTAGAACAATCGCGACCGGCGAATCGGTCCACCGCTTTACACACTGTTGCGATGATGAACGTTCGACGCCAGGCTCCAAACGATGCAGACTTTATTGGCATCGTTGCTCCACAGCCTCGCAAATTGCCGCGCCAGTCGCGCGCAGCACACACAATCGAAGCCTTGCTCGAGGCGGCCGTTCAGATCGTCACGGCGGACGGACCGCGAGCGCTCACGACGACCCGAGTCGCAAAGCGATCCGGCTTTGCCGTGGGGACGATTTACCAGTACTTCGCGAATAAGGACGAACTGATGGGCGCGATGGTGCGTCGTCACGTCGATCATGTCGTGTGCTTTCTGGAGATCGCGTGTCGCGATGCGCAAGGGGAACGTCCCGAAGCAATGGTTGACGTGCTGGCGAATGCCTTCATTGCCGTGAATGCCGAACGTTTGCGTGAAGTTCATGCGATTCATGCCGTCTGGGCACAGATAGGGACGGCGGCGTTGCTCTATGAGGGTTCTGCGCGCCTGCATCAAGCAACGCTCGAAATGATTTCAAACGTGATTCAGAGGCACGCGGCACGGATGGAAATGATCAGCCACGCACTGGTTTCGATTCTGATCGGAACGCTCCGCGCACTGTTCGAGCGTGGCATGGACGAAGAATTGATGACTGTCATGCGGGAGCAACTCTTGAGCGCCCACATCGTGCGGACGGGTGACGCTCTCGATGGATCGGCTAACTACTCAACACCGCCCGTCGCCAATGTTGCGACATGA
- a CDS encoding PLP-dependent aminotransferase family protein, which produces MGTPDPKEGLQRWLYEALRLAIVSGRLPCDSVLPGTRTLAQQYNLARGTVAAAYEQLLSEGYLVTRTGSGTRVSAALPDQRNPARPISAPSVAANAGFARESHAPWIKRLKENDPPFPLSGANTLPQPFFPHRGDIRLFPIDLWRQLHVRQLRPSRLLTLNDTSPAGLPALRAAIADHLAIARGVRVPPEQIVVIGSVQHALDLCMRLLTGPGDTVWMEDPGYVGARQIMHASGANVVDVPVDHDGLRVHDGMRDAPSAALVYVTPTRHAPLGVPLSNERRAALLRWAAANGTIIFEDDYDSEYCFRSHPLPALRSLPGADQHVVLAGTFSKLMFPSLRLAYAVLPPRLVEPFVRAASLTVRSASGLTQAVLADFLGEGHFDRHVRRTRKIYARRAHAFERAAQKHWQDLIEVQPAIAGLDVVGRLLSVDEHTAVQKLRGAGIDAAPLGRYTQHHHHPPGLVMGFAPFNEEEIERSAQQVAAVLRKAE; this is translated from the coding sequence TTGGGCACGCCCGATCCCAAAGAAGGCTTGCAGCGTTGGCTGTACGAAGCATTGAGGCTGGCGATAGTCAGTGGCCGCCTGCCCTGCGACAGCGTGCTGCCGGGCACCCGTACATTGGCGCAGCAATACAATCTCGCGAGAGGCACGGTTGCGGCTGCGTACGAGCAACTGTTGTCCGAGGGCTATCTGGTCACCCGCACGGGAAGCGGCACACGGGTCAGCGCGGCGTTGCCGGACCAACGGAATCCTGCCAGACCGATATCTGCACCATCAGTTGCTGCAAATGCAGGCTTTGCGCGCGAATCGCACGCGCCCTGGATCAAGCGGCTCAAGGAAAACGATCCGCCATTTCCGCTCTCAGGCGCAAACACGCTGCCGCAGCCTTTCTTCCCGCACCGCGGCGACATACGCCTCTTTCCCATCGATTTGTGGCGACAGTTGCATGTGCGGCAATTGCGGCCCTCGCGCCTGCTCACACTCAATGACACGAGTCCTGCCGGATTGCCGGCACTACGGGCGGCGATTGCCGACCATCTCGCCATTGCGCGTGGCGTGCGAGTGCCGCCGGAACAGATCGTCGTCATCGGTAGCGTGCAACACGCGCTGGACCTTTGCATGCGGTTGTTGACGGGGCCGGGCGACACCGTCTGGATGGAAGACCCCGGTTACGTGGGCGCGCGTCAGATCATGCACGCGAGCGGTGCGAATGTGGTCGATGTTCCCGTCGATCACGACGGTTTGCGCGTACACGACGGCATGCGCGACGCGCCTTCGGCCGCGCTCGTCTATGTAACGCCGACGCGTCATGCGCCGCTCGGCGTGCCATTGTCGAACGAACGGCGTGCTGCGCTGCTACGCTGGGCCGCCGCGAACGGCACGATCATTTTCGAAGATGACTACGACAGCGAGTATTGCTTTCGCTCGCATCCGCTGCCGGCGTTGCGGAGTCTTCCCGGTGCCGATCAGCACGTCGTATTGGCGGGAACATTCAGCAAGCTGATGTTTCCATCGCTGCGGCTCGCCTATGCGGTACTGCCGCCGCGTCTGGTCGAGCCTTTCGTTCGCGCGGCGTCCCTCACCGTCCGTAGCGCGAGCGGTTTGACGCAAGCCGTTCTTGCAGACTTTCTTGGCGAAGGCCATTTCGACCGGCACGTGCGCCGCACGCGGAAAATCTATGCGCGCCGCGCTCATGCGTTCGAGCGCGCGGCACAGAAGCATTGGCAAGATCTGATCGAAGTTCAGCCGGCCATTGCGGGGCTCGACGTGGTTGGCCGGCTGCTTTCGGTCGACGAGCATACCGCCGTCCAAAAGCTGAGAGGCGCGGGCATCGACGCGGCGCCGTTGGGCAGATACACGCAGCACCATCATCATCCGCCGGGCCTCGTGATGGGTTTCGCGCCTTTCAATGAGGAAGAAATCGAACGGTCCGCGCAACAGGTCGCCGCTGTCCTGCGCAAGGCGGAATGA
- a CDS encoding SDR family NAD(P)-dependent oxidoreductase, whose translation MFEGFENRLAVVTGANSGIGLATVDRLLASGARVLAMSRTMGELDSLQSRYGDTLKWVKGDVTQSGDFAALSEQARQMGSVDFLVPNAGIAELANGLEVSAFERQWTVNGAGALNTLSILREQLGKSASVVFIGTFLSQVTFPGLAAYIASKTALKAHARTLAVELASDDIRINIVSPGPTATAIWSSLGLPQAQLSAVAERVNQRLLPGRFLEPAAIADAIMFLLSPASRGIYGQDLIVDNGYTLQ comes from the coding sequence ATGTTTGAAGGATTTGAGAATCGCCTTGCTGTCGTGACGGGTGCAAATTCCGGTATTGGTCTTGCGACGGTTGATCGTCTTCTGGCGAGCGGTGCTCGCGTGCTGGCGATGAGTCGCACGATGGGTGAACTGGATTCGTTGCAGTCCAGATATGGTGACACGCTCAAATGGGTAAAAGGGGATGTCACGCAAAGCGGCGATTTCGCGGCGCTTTCTGAACAGGCCCGTCAGATGGGCTCTGTCGACTTTCTGGTCCCCAATGCGGGTATTGCCGAGCTGGCCAATGGCCTGGAAGTATCCGCATTCGAGCGGCAATGGACCGTGAACGGCGCTGGTGCGCTGAACACGTTGTCGATCTTGAGAGAGCAGTTGGGAAAGTCTGCATCGGTCGTTTTCATCGGGACGTTTCTGTCACAGGTCACGTTTCCGGGACTCGCCGCGTATATCGCCTCGAAGACTGCGCTCAAGGCACACGCAAGGACGCTCGCAGTCGAACTCGCATCCGATGACATCAGAATCAATATCGTCTCGCCCGGTCCAACCGCGACGGCAATCTGGTCCAGCCTGGGATTGCCGCAAGCGCAGCTTTCCGCGGTTGCGGAACGCGTCAATCAGCGTTTGCTTCCCGGTCGCTTCCTTGAACCCGCCGCCATTGCGGATGCGATCATGTTCCTGCTCTCGCCCGCGTCACGCGGTATCTATGGCCAGGATCTGATCGTCGATAACGGATATACGCTGCAGTAA
- a CDS encoding YbhB/YbcL family Raf kinase inhibitor-like protein — MRSNVLLRATFCLPVLLAIVPVMAVAEPFTVKVDGLTRGQFVNEQVYGGFGCHGDNISPHISWSHVPPAAKSIVVTIHDPDAPTGGLGWTHWEVVNIPASESSIEKGASGNSKLLPTGAMETLTDFGESKYGGPCPPQGTSHRYIVTASALSVPSIDVKAASSPALVAYQMHGKVIAQARYVAKYHRTAE, encoded by the coding sequence ATGAGATCCAACGTTCTGTTGCGGGCAACGTTCTGCTTACCGGTGCTATTGGCGATCGTGCCGGTGATGGCTGTTGCCGAGCCGTTCACGGTCAAGGTGGATGGCCTGACGCGTGGACAGTTCGTGAACGAACAGGTGTACGGCGGATTTGGATGTCACGGCGACAACATTTCGCCGCATATTTCGTGGTCCCATGTTCCGCCTGCAGCGAAGAGCATCGTCGTGACGATTCATGATCCCGATGCGCCAACGGGCGGACTGGGCTGGACACATTGGGAAGTCGTCAATATACCGGCGTCGGAATCATCGATCGAAAAGGGCGCTTCAGGCAACTCGAAATTGTTGCCGACAGGTGCAATGGAAACATTGACGGATTTCGGCGAGTCGAAATACGGCGGACCTTGTCCGCCTCAAGGTACATCACATCGATACATCGTTACAGCGTCGGCGTTGAGCGTGCCGAGTATCGATGTGAAAGCGGCGTCAAGCCCGGCGCTCGTCGCTTATCAGATGCACGGGAAAGTGATCGCACAGGCGCGCTATGTTGCGAAATATCATCGGACGGCGGAATGA
- a CDS encoding NAD(P)/FAD-dependent oxidoreductase, with translation MSQKILIVGAGFAGVWGALGAARVLDGAGVRSSDVEITLISPKPELQIRPRMYEAEPQKMAAPLLPLLDAIGVKYVEGSVDGISVQDRTVSVVSANGQKRSLAYDRLLLTSGSKLSRPPVPGLEHAFSVDRIEDAVELDNHLDALAKLPASPARNKVAVVGCGFTGIEVATELPKRLREKFGADAAIRAVVIGTQDEIGPDLGPNPRPFVAEAFESLGVEAVLGSGVVAVDAGGVRTASGQRIEASTVIWAGGMRASPLAAQVSSNLDPLGRVEVAPDLRVPEAPNVFVAGDVAKALTDDSGRYALMSCQHAIVMGQFGGHNVAADLLGVPTLTYRQPFYATCVDLGEWGAVYSEGWDRQIKLTHAEGKARKQMINTQWIYPPAPNRAEALAAGNPQASFG, from the coding sequence ATGTCGCAGAAGATCCTGATTGTGGGTGCTGGCTTTGCCGGCGTGTGGGGCGCGCTAGGCGCCGCTCGCGTGCTTGATGGCGCAGGTGTGAGAAGCAGCGACGTTGAAATCACGTTGATTTCGCCGAAGCCCGAACTGCAGATCCGCCCGCGTATGTACGAGGCCGAGCCGCAGAAGATGGCTGCGCCGCTGCTGCCGCTGCTCGATGCCATTGGTGTGAAGTATGTCGAAGGCAGCGTCGACGGCATTTCGGTTCAGGACAGGACGGTGAGCGTCGTGTCGGCCAACGGACAAAAGCGTTCGCTCGCGTATGACCGCCTGCTGCTGACGAGCGGCAGCAAACTCAGCAGGCCGCCTGTTCCCGGTCTGGAGCACGCGTTCTCGGTGGACCGTATCGAGGATGCAGTGGAACTCGATAACCATCTCGACGCGCTGGCGAAGCTGCCCGCTTCACCCGCCCGCAATAAGGTGGCCGTGGTTGGCTGCGGATTCACGGGCATCGAAGTCGCAACGGAACTGCCGAAGCGGTTGCGCGAGAAGTTCGGCGCGGATGCGGCGATTCGCGCCGTGGTGATCGGCACGCAAGATGAGATTGGTCCGGATCTCGGGCCGAATCCCCGTCCGTTCGTCGCCGAAGCCTTTGAGTCGCTCGGCGTCGAGGCTGTGCTGGGATCGGGCGTGGTGGCCGTCGATGCCGGTGGCGTTCGCACGGCGTCGGGCCAACGCATCGAAGCGAGCACGGTGATCTGGGCGGGCGGCATGCGCGCGAGCCCGCTGGCCGCGCAGGTGTCGTCGAATCTCGACCCGCTCGGACGCGTCGAAGTGGCGCCGGATTTGCGCGTGCCCGAAGCGCCCAACGTATTCGTCGCGGGTGACGTCGCGAAAGCGTTGACCGACGACAGCGGCCGCTACGCGCTGATGTCCTGTCAGCACGCCATCGTGATGGGCCAATTCGGCGGACACAACGTCGCGGCGGATCTGCTCGGCGTGCCGACGCTGACGTATCGCCAGCCGTTCTACGCCACGTGCGTCGATCTCGGCGAATGGGGTGCCGTCTATTCGGAAGGCTGGGATCGACAGATCAAGCTGACGCACGCCGAAGGGAAGGCGCGCAAGCAGATGATCAACACGCAGTGGATCTATCCGCCGGCGCCGAATCGCGCAGAGGCATTGGCAGCGGGTAATCCGCAAGCGTCTTTCGGCTAA
- a CDS encoding LysR family transcriptional regulator, translated as MKVTLDELQTFAAVVDTGSITAAAEQLEQTVSGASRTLGRLEEKLQTTLLRRTTRRLELTEEGKAFLQNAREIIDAVENAEEQLAARRERPSGRLRVDAATPFMLHVIVPLIAGYRARYPQVELELNSNEGIIDLLERRTDVAIRIGRLKDSTLHSRPVGSSRIRVLATPEYLKAHGHPKRVDDLAKHSLLGFTQPESLNVWPLVGPDNELYRIEPAISSSSGETLRQLALESAGIVCLSDFMTGRDRREGRLVQIFARQTQDVRQPINAVYYRNTAISARIASFVDYLAEAAKTTEFAR; from the coding sequence ATGAAAGTCACTCTCGACGAACTGCAAACCTTCGCGGCCGTGGTCGACACGGGCTCGATCACGGCCGCTGCCGAGCAACTGGAGCAGACCGTTTCCGGCGCGAGCCGCACCTTGGGACGACTCGAGGAAAAGCTGCAAACCACGCTGCTGCGCCGGACCACACGGCGCCTCGAACTGACGGAAGAGGGCAAGGCCTTTCTGCAAAACGCGCGCGAGATTATCGATGCAGTTGAGAACGCCGAAGAGCAACTCGCCGCGCGCCGCGAGCGGCCTTCCGGACGGTTGCGCGTCGACGCGGCCACGCCGTTCATGCTGCACGTGATCGTGCCGCTCATCGCGGGTTATCGCGCGCGCTATCCGCAGGTCGAACTGGAACTGAACAGCAACGAAGGCATCATCGATCTGCTCGAACGCCGCACCGACGTCGCGATCCGGATTGGACGGCTCAAGGATTCGACGCTGCATAGCCGGCCGGTGGGCAGCAGTCGCATCCGGGTGCTGGCCACGCCCGAGTATCTGAAGGCGCATGGCCATCCGAAACGCGTGGACGACCTCGCCAAGCACTCGCTGCTGGGATTTACGCAGCCCGAGTCGCTCAACGTCTGGCCGCTGGTTGGGCCGGACAATGAGTTGTATCGGATCGAGCCAGCCATCTCGTCGTCGAGCGGCGAAACGCTGCGGCAACTGGCGCTGGAGAGTGCGGGCATCGTTTGCCTGTCCGACTTCATGACGGGCCGTGACCGTCGCGAAGGCCGGCTCGTCCAGATTTTTGCGCGGCAGACTCAGGATGTGCGGCAACCGATCAATGCCGTCTACTATCGCAACACGGCGATATCGGCGCGCATCGCGTCGTTTGTCGATTATCTTGCTGAGGCGGCGAAGACGACGGAGTTCGCGCGCTAG